A DNA window from Hydrogenophaga taeniospiralis contains the following coding sequences:
- a CDS encoding helix-turn-helix domain-containing protein, with product MFQKLRQKPSEMPMQLCSFWWWIQFVLRVVDVLHSVLIDSYCGAVFSTRQYSRAVLSANIFERLRAERERLGRTQEEFAAIAGVTRRPYVEWEKGGGPSPNAVQLSALAAAGADVLYILMGQRAQGLPEADLLPADERVLIDSYRRCNAEARRNLIQTAALLSAGMPAARTQKPSGGQSQSAVGNNNIQIGRVGNKARIKNK from the coding sequence ATGTTTCAAAAGCTCAGGCAGAAGCCATCAGAGATGCCGATGCAGCTGTGTTCTTTCTGGTGGTGGATTCAGTTCGTCCTACGTGTGGTGGATGTTCTGCATTCGGTTTTGATTGATAGTTATTGTGGTGCTGTTTTCAGCACACGTCAATATTCAAGGGCTGTTTTGAGCGCAAATATTTTTGAAAGGCTTCGAGCCGAGCGGGAACGACTGGGAAGGACTCAAGAGGAGTTCGCTGCCATCGCGGGCGTCACGAGGAGGCCTTACGTCGAATGGGAAAAGGGCGGAGGGCCTTCACCCAATGCAGTGCAGCTCTCGGCACTCGCCGCCGCAGGCGCCGATGTGCTCTACATCCTCATGGGACAGCGTGCCCAGGGCTTGCCAGAGGCGGACCTGTTGCCGGCCGATGAGCGCGTGCTGATCGACAGCTACCGCCGTTGCAACGCCGAGGCGCGGCGCAACCTCATCCAAACTGCCGCGCTGCTATCCGCAGGCATGCCAGCTGCGCGCACTCAAAAACCCAGCGGCGGCCAGAGCCAGAGCGCCGTGGGCAACAACAACATCCAGATCGGACGCGTGGGCAACAAGGCCCGGATCAAAAACAAGTGA
- a CDS encoding thermonuclease family protein, giving the protein MQEVISAALICLVVGVTDGDTLKARCGEPDAYQVVKVRIGAIDAPEKAQAFGKRSRQHLHELCHQVQATIRKTDTDRYGRTVADVECNGRDVATEQVNAGMAWVFDRYATGYEWLYRHQDAAKNAGRGLWTDLEPVSPWEWRASRRKS; this is encoded by the coding sequence ATGCAAGAAGTAATCTCCGCCGCGCTGATCTGCCTGGTCGTTGGTGTGACCGACGGAGACACGCTGAAAGCCCGTTGCGGCGAGCCTGATGCATACCAGGTGGTGAAGGTGCGCATCGGCGCGATTGATGCGCCTGAGAAAGCCCAGGCCTTTGGCAAGAGGTCGCGCCAGCATCTGCATGAACTTTGCCACCAGGTGCAGGCCACCATCCGGAAAACCGACACGGACCGATACGGCCGCACGGTGGCCGATGTAGAGTGCAATGGCCGAGACGTTGCGACCGAACAGGTCAATGCAGGCATGGCCTGGGTGTTCGACAGGTACGCGACGGGCTACGAGTGGCTGTATCGGCACCAAGATGCCGCAAAGAATGCCGGTCGCGGTTTGTGGACCGATCTGGAACCCGTATCGCCATGGGAGTGGCGTGCATCAAGGAGGAAGTCATGA
- a CDS encoding glycoside hydrolase family protein: protein MGITHLPLLLIPWVVLSILVGFVLGLLVAAIFERLVELRTGAPASVFGMSPRIRGAVSPRMLVTGLSLSFAAFVGMAVHESYTTTAVIPAKGDVPTLGFGSTKHEDGTPVKMGESTTPVRALIKAQAHIGKEEAIFRDSLPGVALHQGEYDLYMDWVYQFGTPAWLRSDMRRQLQAGDYTQACNALLSYRKMTSARNEGPGWVVNRRDAQGRPTRWEFDCSTPGNKVCRGVWTRQAERHQKCMGLQ, encoded by the coding sequence ATGGGCATCACACACCTCCCTCTACTTCTCATCCCCTGGGTCGTCCTGAGCATCCTCGTCGGGTTCGTGCTCGGCTTGTTGGTGGCGGCGATCTTTGAAAGGCTTGTCGAGCTGCGGACAGGGGCACCCGCCAGCGTCTTCGGCATGTCTCCGCGTATACGCGGCGCCGTCAGCCCGCGCATGCTCGTCACCGGCCTGTCGTTGTCTTTCGCGGCCTTCGTTGGGATGGCGGTGCATGAGAGCTACACGACCACGGCCGTGATCCCCGCAAAGGGAGACGTCCCCACACTGGGGTTTGGCTCCACGAAGCATGAAGACGGCACGCCGGTGAAGATGGGCGAGAGCACCACGCCCGTGCGTGCCCTCATCAAGGCCCAGGCGCACATCGGCAAGGAAGAAGCGATCTTCCGCGACAGCCTGCCCGGCGTGGCCCTGCACCAGGGCGAGTACGACCTGTACATGGACTGGGTGTACCAGTTCGGCACCCCTGCCTGGCTGCGGTCTGACATGCGCCGCCAGCTGCAGGCGGGCGACTACACGCAGGCCTGCAACGCGCTGCTGAGCTACCGCAAGATGACCAGCGCCCGAAACGAGGGGCCGGGCTGGGTGGTGAACCGGCGCGATGCCCAGGGCCGCCCTACGCGGTGGGAGTTCGACTGCTCCACGCCGGGCAACAAGGTATGCCGCGGCGTCTGGACCCGCCAGGCCGAGCGCCACCAGAAGTGCATGGGGCTGCAGTGA